tagaaatctcttgttttattgtagACAAATATCTTCTCGTATATGATGCCATGAGCATGTTTGAAGGATTCGAACTCATCATATTGGCAAGCTGTCTTGGAGGGCTAATAGTGTTCGCTATTATCATTATAACCGCAAAGTGGTAGGTTTCACAATTTTCGTTTCTACGTCATTGAATCGCTTACGACTCATATGTGCACCTAAATGAACTgttgtttatctttttaacattcaacatctagtaaaaaagttaaaagatTACATTTGGTCgtcaatcatttaatgtttcatACATTTCCTGTCTTCGCAGGTTGAAACCTGGAGTATGCCGACGTCGGACAAACGGCCCTGAAGGAAATGGCCGTTTAGGGCCGTCAAGGTATCCCCTCTGTTATCGTTTCCGTCTTTGGTGGTTCCAGCGCAGTTATCAAAATCTCAGAGAGGAAAGCTCCCAGGAGCCACCCTCATACGATGCTGAAAGTGTTTCGCCGCCAACTTATGAACAAACCGTGACTATAATTAACTCAGATTTGACCCAAGGTCAGTCAGTAGATAGTCCTGATACACATATACTAGATTCGCCAATCCCCGTGGAAACAATAGTTGCTCACGATTTAATTGCTCAAGATAGCAGCATAGACGATGATCCCTTAGGTGTGAATCCATGTGATAATTCATTTGATACGACACACGTTCTGGATCCCAGCTTCAATGAAAGTGCTGCTGCATTGCAAGCTATTGTAAATGTGAACCGCACAATAGTTAGCGACGACTCGGACGATATTGAGTTGCTAGACCCATGTGCTGATGGGATCCCACTGGCTGAAGCGCCACCCCCGTACTCAAGGTGACACGACTATCAACGTCAAAACATACTGCAACGGATGgggaaataatcaaataatcgtTTGTTCAGTAGTCATTTTTCGTTGCGGATGCACACATGCCACATGTATGGGCTAACATGAACATCCATAAAACGGTTCAAGGTTGACAAAGCGTCAATTTCTTTGTGAACTTGTTTAATCATGCCTGAGGATTCATTGTATGTACCTATGGTCGTATTTTATATTATGCTCACAAGTGATACTGCAAAGATTAAAATGAGTTTGCTACTGGCTTCGTGTACGACTGACAGATTCAAGGacagataaatgttttattcaagcTTTGATATGATAGTTAgagctgggaccaataacaaattttaatcctactcccagaAAGAGATGGGGCAAAAGAAGTCGTGCGAGGAAAACGCTACACCCAAAACGTCGTACATGCACAGTAGCAGTACATATTGTGTTATCAATAGGGATTTAGCTGAAGGGTTATGGAGCGATGCtacaccctgtcccttttcagTAGCATCCGTCTTCCCCCATGGACACCAGCATGGTCACCTTTCTGCCTTCGTAGAATTAGTGCCTAAGACTGTCAAATATtcttttgtattgtttaaaactataatattatcaaaaacataGTACATATCTGACAAATGACCTAATATTTCTTGACTTAAACACAATTTCCAACATTTTCTGCCAAATTCACAATGCTCAAGTTCTTCATAGCCCGAGTCAATGTGCCCTGTTTGCGCTTatcaccctgtcccttttctgcagcaccccctccttttcaaatcctggctaaaaccctacacCAGTCATCCTCACATGATTATAACAAcatcaaacaacaacatatagtTGTGAATCATTTAATATGAACATCAATAACTGCATTCAGCGATAATATACAGCTCTCATtacaaaaatcaattttcacAAAGAAATCACCTGAATCATACATGGTCTGGTTACGAACTATATAATCTAcacatagaaaaatatataggCACTAAACTGTCATtttcattcatcagaggttcaTCATGATAAATCACCCTGGTGAACTAGAATGTAAACTGTGAACATATGAACAACCACAACTTCCTTATAGGACTAGAATTCTAGAACATACATGATGTTGTCTGAGTACTAAATTACAACAGACAACATAGTCaactgttttcataaaatgttccATGAGGTTCTGTAGTTTCCAAGTATTCAACTTCATCCAAAacaaacttaataaaataatatatgagactacaagagctgtcactgtaagTAACAAATGCACCAGAAGTGGTACTCAAGTGTGATTCAAACAACATTtagaaaaggaaaacaaaatagcaatgaaatgtGTTGATGAAGAAAGGAATGTGACACTTTGTCTTTATAAGTTGATTGTGACACGTCCTTCTGATATGTAAAACTGACTCAAACACAtttggcaatttattttaaaatctgtccatataagagaaagtaaTAGTCAGGACACAAAAAACCCACCTTTGGGGGACATAAAGAATTAACACTTAGAGCAGTATACattacacttgaaagttaataCAGTTgctgtaatgttttatttttgattcaCAAAATCAGTGTAAAGGCTCCCTGTAGATATACCCATTTCCAGGGTGCTGTTGTAATATTCATACTGTAAAATTCATAATACACTTATAACAACTACGGTCACCAATCTTGACCACTCATTTAAGtagtatttgtttatgttttcttaaataccaGCTCATAGTGGTATTATTTTCAACAGGCTTTCATAATTCTTAAGTTTTTATGAAAGCACTCTCAATAAAAAGACTGATCTAAAAGAACAATAATGGTgattataaatcaatattaacaacaatAAACTAGAATGGTTGTAAATCTAGTTCTGTTAAATATCTCAAAATATCATACTTCTATGCCTATATACATAAACACTCTTAAAATTAGACATCACTTTGTTTCTGTGCTTAAATCAAATGTGAGTTCTAAAACCAGCTTTTCCCTTTAAATAATAGTGACTGAGGGCAAATATCATcgtattaatgtttaaatacttCTTAATTGAGCTTGCAGTGTGTGAAATGATATGACATTGTATGTATACAAACTTCATGTACCAGCAGACATGTACATGATACAATCATCATTAACATGATTATAATAGAACAGTACATGTATGCAACATTCATGTAtggaaaaatagtttttaaatgtaACTAGAAATGAGCCTCTACATGTCAGAATAAATATGAACAAAGAATGACCCAGCTGAATCACACACACGCCATTTCATGAAATCAATAGAGAAGTACACttctaaattataaaacaacaattatatatgtaacaaaatcaGAAATTCAATGA
Above is a genomic segment from Mya arenaria isolate MELC-2E11 chromosome 2, ASM2691426v1 containing:
- the LOC128209085 gene encoding uncharacterized protein LOC128209085, with amino-acid sequence MSMFEGFELIILASCLGGLIVFAIIIITAKWLKPGVCRRRTNGPEGNGRLGPSRYPLCYRFRLWWFQRSYQNLREESSQEPPSYDAESVSPPTYEQTVTIINSDLTQGQSVDSPDTHILDSPIPVETIVAHDLIAQDSSIDDDPLGVNPCDNSFDTTHVLDPSFNESAAALQAIVNVNRTIVSDDSDDIELLDPCADGIPLAEAPPPYSR